The following proteins come from a genomic window of Aptenodytes patagonicus chromosome W, bAptPat1.pri.cur, whole genome shotgun sequence:
- the LOC143172131 gene encoding soluble lamin-associated protein of 75 kDa-like — protein sequence MMAFPVDMLNSYSHEDLESSAEDYLSDLRCGDPNCPEFLSLPDHGEIPISLSTVGFVPLYGGEQTHKVLALFAPEDSLTAVALYLADQWWSIDDIVRTSVPSREGLQQVKSVGERVVLYVLNRIIYRKQEIERNEVPFLCHGSNDYAKIMWKKGEAIGFYSVKPTGSICSSSLTQSYQLPVLDTMFVRKKHRGKDFGLIMLEDFVDSFTEDTLGLRYPLSSFMYIACKHYFEKYPGDHDLLWEVEGAGHWFQRTSITTVLQREKLKIAAEVSQKENTSFQAEDYFRQSAAESEASGQKTELETQLSADSQKGKESIDIHASTSEDPDITPISIRTRSSHLKRPRIGKNSQESEPETSQGNEENVLCVSESRLELPAHTFESSEDLVEEPEETAVENDEEMIVENEDRSVSEMELHASPPEKRSEKEETPSEPLNSEVTEEIGKTSLMAEEETANEVLGGESKLQSESQGEEPLTLFVPLILESPAKPSDNTVSEVLNANYSEVLTEESTSVEKEGTEEHHQESEKLSSTENAAASAPKEEPSDNGLPNSMVIEAAEESVSENVLPKTASSVEDQNEEAGHNSQEAPVALSRSSLIVVELEGVSFQQPSGQEIQKNQLEEHLEESAEQTDQYTQTVAERAADSSSEEAEIEVPIVDRRNLRRKAKGYKGPPKKKGKPA from the exons ATGATGGCATTCCCTGTGGATATGTTGAACAGCTACAGTCATGAGGACTTGGAGAGCTCTGCAGAGGACTACTTGTCTGACCTTCGGTGTGGGGATCCAAATTGTCCTGAATTCTTGTCCCTGCCAGACCACGGTGAA ATTCCTATTAGCTTGTCAACTGTGGGCTTCGTTCCTCTTTATGGTGGAGAGCAGACACACAAAGTTCTTGCTTTGTTTGCACCAGAGGACTCGCTCACAG CTGTAGCCCTGTATCTTGCTGACCAGTGGTGGTCAATTGATGACATTGTGAGAACATCTGTCCCTTCTAGAGAGGGGCTTCAGCAG GTGAAGTCTGTTGGAGAGAGGGTGGTTCTCTATGTTCTGAATCGAATTATCTATCGGAaacaagaaatagaaagaaatgaggtcccatttctctgtcacggTAGCAACGACTATGCTAAGATTATGTGGAAAAAAGGAGAGGCTATTGGGTTCTATTCTGTTAAACCTACAG GAAGTATTTGTAGCTCTTCTCTTACTCAGAGTTATCAGCTGCCTGTGCTAGACACAATGTTTGTAAGAAAGAAACATCGTGGGAAAGACTTTGGGCTAATTATGTTGGAAGACTTTGTGGATTCCTTTACTGAAGACACTCTTGGCCTTCGATACCCACTGTCATCCTTCATGTACATAG CTTGTAAGCACTATTTTGAGAAGTACCCTGGGGATCATGACCTTTTGTGGGAAGTGGAAGGAGCAGGACATTGGTTCCAGAGAACATCTATTACCACTGTACTGCAAAGGGAAAAGCTCAAAATTGCAG CAGAGGtctctcagaaagaaaatacaagtttcCAAGCAGAGGATTATTTTCGACAGTCTGCAGCAGAATCTGAAGCAAGTGGACAAAAGACTGAGCTAGAAACACAGCTAAGT GCTGACTCTCAAAAAGGTAAAGAATCAATAGATATCCATGCAAGCACATCTGAAG accCTGACATAACTCCCATTTCCATTCGGACACGAAGCAGTCATTTAAAACGTCCCAGGATAGGAAAAAATAGCCAGGAATCTGAACCTGAAACTTCCCaaggaaatgaggaaaatgttctttgtgtGTCAGAAAGCAG gctggaactTCCTGCCCACACGTTTGAAAGCTCTGAAGACTTAGTAGAAGAACCTGAGGAGACTGCTGTTGAGAATGATGAGGAAATGATTGTTGAAAATGAGGACCGATCTGTATCAGAAATGGAGTTACATGCATCACCCCCTGAGAAACGGAGTGAGAAGGAG gAAACTCCATCTGAACCTCTTAACAGTGAGGTAACAGAAGAGATTGGTAAGACCTCACTTATGGCTGAAGAGGAAACAGCAAATGAAGTTCTAGGTGGTGAATCAAAATTGCAGTCTGAGAGTCAAGGAGAAGAACCCTTAACGCTGTTTGTTCCATTAATCCTTGAGTCTCCAGCAAAACCTTCAGATAACACTGTATCAGAG gttttaaatgcaaattattcaGAAGTGCTGACTGAAGAAAGCACATCAGTAGAGAAGGAGGGCACTGAAGAACACCACCAAGAATCTGAAAAGTTGTCATCCActgaaaatgcagctgcttcAGCACCGAAGGAAGAACCCTCTGACAATGGCCTGCCCAACTCTATGGTAATTGAAGCAGCAGAAGAATCTGTTTCTGAAAACGTATTGCCCAAAACAGCTTCCTCAGTGGAAGATCAAAATGAGGAAGCAGGGCACAACTCACAGGAGGCCCCTGTTGCTTTGAGTCGGAGCTCTTTGATAGTGGTTGAACTCGAGGGTGTTTCTTTTCAGCAGCCTTCTGGACAGGAAATACAGAAGAACCAGTTGGAAGAACATTTAGAAGAGTCTGCTGAGCAGACGGATCAGTACACACAGACAGTGGCAGAGCGGGCTGCTGACAGCAGCTCTGAAGAAGCAGAAATTGAGGTACCCATTGTAGATCGGAGAAACTTGCGAAGAAAGGCCAAAGGTTACAAAGGTCCAcccaagaaaaaaggaaagccggcttaa